From the Pseudomonas sp. SORT22 genome, one window contains:
- a CDS encoding ATP-binding protein has protein sequence MRLKSYLLQISPLLSSPEAARRLLRLFAVVLLIGIFSGVYNFLLFTFNNDISQRRGYMSSAIAEAHTFFTNREALLESLSLSAVRKSKQARSLVYLPSSEEVHLQLGSTSDNRWSIWLTQRMRDYMKDKQVSLLYVDTGPNAQVRRLYNSAPGVPGFSPRMLEQLQALKDNSPYPAAELWLTDQTEQRSYLYIFIRLDERDAESGWLGLEMDSREVSAALNDQSAGEFMMLNSEGMLVFTNSHDAHLGQMLLNSQGENFFGFVGDGWIPDHLVIRKHLKSSDWQLVYSIDLLAVLAGLWKQLVGSLLFCLFTVTLILLLMRRIEHRFIAPAINRIQALIESEAFSRDVIQTAPVALCVLRRTDGKVVLENTLAQQWLGDGLERDVLCAGWINQAFASQQAERSDYFATADGRHLYLSSAPTRYNGEDVLFCAFSDISARKQVEAALEEARQSADAANEAKTLFLATMSHEIRTPLYGVLGTLELLARTQLDAQQRDYLHAIEGSSATLLQLICDVLDVSKIEAGQLALELSEFSPAELVHEVIQGYSAAAQGKNLQLYACFDPQLPERLIGDVTRIRQILNNLLSNAVKFTDSGRVVLRVKLINRDGERSSLMWQVSDTGKGIAEEDHPYIFEPFYQTEGNTNVVAGTGLGLPICQRLTQLMNGQLRMVSELGLGSSFTLTLPLEEASASSDLPAQGNLLPETIYVVSPIRELAQSISGWLRRWGARAQVGRPTPADAASGHLLLELHPGSAEQALVADWSGPLILASAHGCCEPQLEDGRWQVNLNHLSALYQAVRQAQGLWIARTDDPQKREMQKLELHILVAEDNIINQLILRDQLEELGCTVELAGDGIEALQLWKSGHFDVVLTDVNMPKLNGYELARELRRQGCSIPIIGATANAMRGEAELCLAAGMNHCLVKPFALRALFNYLAPYQETSHEAL, from the coding sequence ATGAGATTAAAAAGCTACCTGCTGCAAATCAGCCCGCTTCTTTCCAGCCCCGAAGCCGCCCGCCGCTTGCTGCGGTTGTTCGCCGTGGTTTTGCTGATCGGCATCTTCAGCGGCGTGTACAACTTCCTGTTGTTCACCTTCAACAACGACATCTCCCAGCGTCGCGGCTACATGAGCAGCGCGATCGCCGAGGCGCACACCTTCTTCACCAACCGCGAGGCCTTGCTCGAGAGCCTGAGCCTGTCGGCGGTGCGCAAGTCGAAACAGGCAAGGTCCCTGGTCTACCTGCCATCGAGCGAAGAAGTGCACCTGCAACTGGGCAGCACCAGCGACAACCGCTGGAGCATCTGGCTGACCCAGCGCATGCGCGATTACATGAAGGACAAGCAGGTCAGCCTGCTGTATGTCGACACCGGGCCGAACGCGCAGGTCAGGCGCCTGTACAACTCCGCCCCCGGGGTGCCGGGGTTTTCGCCGCGCATGCTTGAGCAGCTACAGGCGCTCAAGGACAACAGCCCCTACCCCGCCGCCGAACTGTGGCTGACCGACCAGACCGAGCAGCGCTCGTACCTGTACATCTTCATTCGCCTGGATGAGCGCGACGCCGAGTCGGGCTGGCTGGGCCTGGAAATGGACAGCCGCGAGGTGTCGGCGGCGCTCAACGACCAGAGCGCCGGCGAGTTCATGATGCTCAACTCCGAAGGCATGCTGGTGTTCACCAACAGCCACGATGCGCACCTTGGGCAGATGCTGCTCAACTCCCAGGGGGAAAACTTCTTCGGTTTTGTCGGCGACGGCTGGATCCCCGACCACCTGGTGATCCGCAAGCACCTGAAGTCCTCGGACTGGCAACTGGTGTACTCGATCGACCTGCTGGCGGTGCTGGCCGGGTTGTGGAAGCAGTTGGTCGGCTCGCTGCTGTTCTGCCTGTTCACCGTGACCCTGATCCTGCTGCTGATGCGCCGCATCGAGCATCGCTTCATAGCACCGGCGATCAACCGCATCCAGGCCCTGATCGAAAGCGAGGCGTTCAGCCGCGATGTGATCCAGACCGCACCGGTGGCCTTGTGCGTACTGCGCCGCACCGACGGCAAGGTGGTGCTGGAAAACACCCTGGCGCAACAATGGCTGGGCGACGGCCTGGAGCGCGATGTGCTGTGCGCCGGCTGGATCAACCAGGCCTTCGCCAGCCAGCAAGCCGAGCGCAGCGACTACTTCGCCACCGCCGATGGCCGCCACCTGTACCTGAGCAGTGCGCCGACCCGCTACAACGGCGAAGACGTGCTGTTCTGCGCCTTCAGCGACATCAGTGCGCGCAAGCAGGTTGAAGCGGCGCTGGAAGAAGCGCGGCAATCGGCCGATGCCGCCAACGAGGCCAAGACGCTGTTTCTGGCGACCATGAGCCACGAGATCCGCACCCCGCTGTACGGTGTGCTGGGTACCCTGGAACTGCTGGCGCGCACCCAGCTCGATGCCCAGCAGCGCGATTACCTGCACGCGATCGAAGGCTCGTCAGCAACCCTGTTGCAGTTGATCTGCGACGTGCTGGATGTGTCGAAGATCGAAGCCGGGCAACTGGCCCTGGAGCTGAGCGAGTTCTCGCCCGCGGAGCTGGTCCACGAGGTCATCCAGGGCTACAGCGCCGCGGCCCAGGGCAAGAACCTGCAGTTGTACGCCTGCTTCGATCCGCAACTGCCGGAGCGGCTGATTGGCGACGTGACGCGGATCCGCCAGATCCTCAACAACCTGCTGAGCAATGCGGTCAAGTTCACCGACAGCGGCCGGGTGGTGTTGCGGGTCAAGCTGATCAACCGCGATGGCGAGCGTTCAAGCCTGATGTGGCAGGTGTCGGACACCGGCAAGGGCATCGCCGAGGAAGACCACCCGTACATTTTCGAGCCGTTCTACCAGACTGAAGGCAACACCAACGTAGTGGCCGGCACCGGCCTGGGCCTGCCGATCTGCCAGCGCCTGACCCAGTTGATGAACGGCCAGTTGCGCATGGTCAGCGAACTGGGCCTGGGCAGCAGTTTTACCCTGACCCTGCCACTGGAAGAAGCCTCGGCCAGCAGCGACCTGCCGGCCCAGGGCAACCTGTTGCCCGAGACCATCTACGTAGTCTCGCCGATTCGCGAGCTGGCGCAGTCGATCAGCGGCTGGCTACGCCGCTGGGGCGCCCGGGCCCAGGTCGGGCGGCCAACGCCGGCGGATGCCGCCAGCGGCCACCTGCTGCTCGAGCTGCACCCCGGCAGCGCCGAGCAAGCGCTGGTGGCCGACTGGAGCGGGCCGCTGATCCTGGCCAGCGCCCATGGCTGCTGCGAGCCGCAACTTGAAGACGGCCGCTGGCAGGTCAACCTCAACCACCTCAGTGCTCTTTACCAGGCCGTCCGCCAGGCCCAGGGGCTGTGGATCGCCCGTACCGATGACCCGCAAAAACGCGAAATGCAGAAACTCGAGCTGCACATCCTGGTGGCCGAAGACAACATCATCAACCAGTTGATCCTGCGTGATCAGCTCGAAGAGCTCGGCTGCACCGTCGAGTTGGCGGGGGACGGTATCGAGGCCCTGCAATTGTGGAAAAGCGGGCACTTCGACGTGGTCCTGACCGATGTGAACATGCCCAAACTCAATGGCTACGAACTGGCCAGAGAACTGCGCCGCCAAGGCTGCTCGATCCCGATCATCGGAGCGACGGCCAATGCCATGCGCGGCGAAGCCGAACTATGCCTTGCAGCCGGAATGAATCATTGCCTGGTCAAGCCTTTCGCGCTGCGGGCCTTGTTCAACTATCTGGCGCCTTATCAAGAGACCTCTCATGAAGCCCTATAA
- a CDS encoding DUF1266 domain-containing protein, producing the protein MFLLIAAVVSAWLLWRALRPRGTAPLFSQRKHWSLLLARPMADAMGVEGFYSPACDHFNEQAQKIVRAALLHQAGVRSNCDDEAVRAHLRASLEQQWYSLDLQALTASDEPRAAMAFACARVAFVARCALLMRWLEPDLAWRVLLLNAQRAQDCFDSWEDFGKAYKLGREQWVAAFRVDSLGEAFHEQHLRQLLAPGSGAWADIPWHTPAALSPAPAR; encoded by the coding sequence ATGTTTTTACTGATCGCGGCTGTTGTTTCAGCCTGGTTGTTGTGGCGGGCATTGCGACCGCGCGGCACCGCGCCGTTGTTCAGCCAGCGCAAACACTGGTCGCTGTTGCTGGCCAGGCCCATGGCCGATGCGATGGGCGTCGAGGGCTTCTACTCGCCGGCCTGCGATCACTTCAACGAGCAAGCGCAGAAGATCGTGCGGGCAGCGTTGCTGCACCAGGCCGGGGTTCGCAGCAACTGCGATGACGAGGCCGTGCGTGCGCACTTGCGCGCGAGCCTCGAACAGCAATGGTACAGCCTCGACCTGCAGGCGCTGACGGCCAGCGATGAGCCGCGTGCGGCCATGGCCTTTGCCTGTGCGCGGGTGGCGTTTGTGGCCCGTTGTGCGCTGCTGATGCGCTGGCTCGAGCCTGACCTTGCCTGGCGTGTGCTGCTGCTCAATGCGCAGCGGGCGCAGGACTGTTTCGACAGTTGGGAAGATTTCGGCAAAGCCTATAAACTGGGGCGCGAGCAGTGGGTCGCGGCGTTTCGCGTCGACTCGCTGGGCGAAGCGTTCCACGAGCAGCATCTGCGCCAGTTGCTGGCCCCTGGCAGCGGTGCCTGGGCCGATATCCCCTGGCATACGCCCGCGGCGTTGAGCCCGGCGCCGGCGAGGTAA
- a CDS encoding EAL domain-containing protein codes for MKPYNILIVEDHPFQHMYLQHLFSELGDFHFEAAQDGKEALEHLQRRDFDLVLTDLLMPGMDGVQFIQGLARLRSKPDLAIMSAASKRMLMAASLVAKNLGVEVIGLLSKPVKPDALRNLTDQLNGKNRSAPPVPPAVAQFDYQALIHGLSNGQFQAWFQPKKSLSNGRIVAAEALVRWMHPEQGVLLPGAFLPAFKTFELEERLLWLMLKQAIHAQARWRQQGYDIPVSINLPTHLLNSHDLADRLLEFVLHHQGIPGKICFELMECSVPQDISNFYAGACRLRIKGFGLSQDDFGKGYSSYMNLVSTPFTELKIDRALVQGCHENESMTSALTSIVALGRKLGLTVVAEGVETPQELALLRKIDCNQAQGFLISHAVSSEQFQQLLTNDGPATFY; via the coding sequence ATGAAGCCCTATAACATCTTGATCGTCGAGGACCACCCGTTCCAGCACATGTACTTGCAGCACCTGTTCAGCGAACTGGGCGATTTCCATTTCGAAGCGGCCCAGGACGGCAAGGAAGCGCTGGAACACCTGCAGCGGCGTGACTTCGACCTGGTGCTGACCGACCTGCTGATGCCCGGCATGGACGGCGTGCAGTTCATCCAGGGCCTGGCCAGGCTGCGCAGCAAACCGGACCTGGCAATCATGAGCGCCGCCTCCAAGCGCATGCTCATGGCTGCAAGCCTGGTGGCCAAAAACCTTGGCGTCGAAGTGATCGGCCTGCTCTCCAAGCCGGTCAAGCCCGATGCCCTGCGCAACCTCACCGATCAGCTCAACGGCAAGAACCGCAGCGCGCCGCCGGTGCCGCCGGCGGTGGCGCAGTTCGACTACCAGGCGCTTATCCATGGGCTGAGCAACGGCCAGTTCCAGGCCTGGTTCCAGCCGAAAAAATCCCTCAGCAATGGCCGCATCGTTGCCGCTGAAGCCCTGGTGCGCTGGATGCACCCGGAGCAAGGCGTGCTGCTACCCGGCGCGTTCCTGCCGGCGTTCAAGACCTTCGAATTGGAAGAGCGCCTGCTGTGGCTGATGCTCAAGCAGGCGATCCATGCCCAGGCGCGTTGGCGCCAGCAGGGGTATGACATTCCGGTATCGATCAACCTGCCGACCCACCTGCTCAACAGCCATGACCTGGCCGACCGCTTGCTGGAGTTCGTCCTGCACCACCAGGGCATCCCCGGCAAGATCTGCTTCGAGCTGATGGAGTGCTCGGTGCCCCAGGACATCAGTAACTTTTACGCCGGCGCCTGCCGCTTGCGCATCAAAGGCTTCGGCCTGTCCCAGGATGACTTCGGCAAGGGCTACAGCTCGTACATGAACCTGGTTTCGACGCCGTTCACCGAGCTCAAGATCGACCGTGCCCTGGTCCAGGGCTGCCATGAAAACGAAAGCATGACCTCGGCGCTGACCAGCATCGTCGCCCTGGGCCGCAAGCTAGGGTTGACGGTGGTCGCCGAAGGGGTCGAGACGCCCCAGGAGCTTGCCCTGTTGCGCAAGATCGACTGCAACCAGGCCCAGGGTTTTCTGATTTCCCACGCGGTATCGTCCGAGCAGTTTCAGCAATTGCTCACCAATGACGGGCCGGCCACCTTCTATTGA
- a CDS encoding amino acid permease — protein sequence MNENSTALRRGLSTRHIRFMALGSAIGTGLFYGSAAAIKLAGPSVLLAYLIGGAAIYMMMRALGEMAVRNPVSGSFGQYASQYLGRFAGFLTGWSYAFSMLVVCLADVTAFGVYMSFWFPDTPRWIWVLGIVFFIGALNLCSVRVFGELEFWLSLLKVTAIVSMILAGAAVLMFGIQLGGAGEPLAAVSNLWSHGGFFPNGVGGMIASFTVVMFAFGGVEMIGITAGEAKDPQRVIPRAINSVPLRILLFYVFTLLVLMSIYPWSKIGSEGSPFVQIFSGLGIGSAATLLNIVVISAAVSAINSDIFSAGRMMYGMAHNGQAPASFAQLSRFGVPWMTVVVMAVALLLGVVLNYLAPDNLFLILAAVVTFSIVWVWLMILLSQIVMRRGMSADEVARLHFPVPFWPVGPACAVVFMLFIFGVLAWFPDTRMALYVGIGWLALLSLGYWLFVARQPQVRLAGSPGN from the coding sequence ATGAACGAAAACAGCACCGCCTTGCGGCGCGGTCTGAGTACCCGCCACATTCGCTTCATGGCGCTCGGTTCTGCCATCGGCACCGGGCTTTTCTATGGCTCTGCAGCGGCCATCAAACTGGCCGGCCCTTCGGTGTTGCTCGCCTACCTGATCGGTGGCGCGGCGATCTACATGATGATGCGCGCCCTCGGCGAGATGGCCGTGCGCAACCCGGTGTCCGGCTCCTTCGGGCAATACGCCAGCCAGTACCTGGGGCGCTTTGCCGGTTTTCTCACCGGCTGGAGCTACGCCTTCTCGATGCTGGTGGTGTGCCTGGCGGATGTCACCGCCTTCGGCGTTTACATGAGCTTCTGGTTCCCCGACACGCCGCGCTGGATCTGGGTGCTGGGCATCGTCTTCTTCATCGGCGCGCTGAACCTGTGCAGCGTGCGGGTGTTTGGCGAACTGGAGTTCTGGCTGTCGCTGCTGAAAGTCACCGCCATCGTCTCGATGATCCTTGCCGGCGCCGCCGTGCTGATGTTCGGCATCCAGCTGGGCGGCGCCGGCGAGCCCCTGGCGGCGGTGAGCAACCTGTGGAGCCATGGCGGCTTCTTCCCCAACGGCGTAGGCGGCATGATCGCCTCGTTCACCGTGGTGATGTTCGCCTTCGGCGGCGTCGAGATGATCGGCATCACCGCCGGCGAAGCCAAGGACCCGCAGCGGGTGATTCCCCGGGCGATCAACTCGGTACCGCTGCGCATCCTGCTGTTCTACGTGTTCACCCTGTTGGTGCTGATGTCGATCTACCCCTGGTCGAAGATCGGCAGCGAAGGTAGCCCCTTCGTGCAGATTTTCAGCGGCCTGGGCATTGGCTCGGCGGCGACGCTGCTGAACATCGTGGTGATTTCGGCGGCGGTGTCGGCGATCAACAGCGACATCTTCAGCGCCGGGCGGATGATGTACGGCATGGCCCACAACGGCCAGGCACCGGCCAGCTTCGCCCAGCTGTCGCGCTTCGGTGTGCCGTGGATGACCGTGGTGGTGATGGCCGTGGCCCTGCTGCTGGGGGTGGTGCTCAACTACCTGGCGCCGGACAACCTGTTCCTGATCCTCGCGGCGGTGGTGACCTTTTCGATCGTCTGGGTGTGGCTGATGATCCTGCTGTCGCAGATCGTCATGCGCCGCGGCATGAGCGCCGACGAGGTGGCAAGGCTGCACTTCCCGGTGCCGTTCTGGCCGGTCGGCCCGGCCTGCGCGGTGGTGTTCATGCTGTTCATCTTCGGCGTGCTGGCCTGGTTCCCCGACACGCGCATGGCCCTGTACGTGGGCATCGGCTGGCTGGCCCTGCTGTCACTGGGCTACTGGCTGTTCGTCGCCCGCCAACCGCAGGTCAGGTTGGCCGGTTCGCCGGGTAACTGA
- a CDS encoding LysR substrate-binding domain-containing protein produces MIGFTFRQLEYFVAAAEQGSVSAAARTKHISQPSVSLALSQLEASLGEKLFHRQVSRGLELTPAGRKLLEQARDMLNLASAISGKGEQQQVVRGSLSLICFQDLGPYYAPRLLSGFRRRHPEVTITLFEADLAEVNRRLADGKAELALTYDVGLDAPIEKRVLAQLTPYALLPADHPLALQERVSLVDLATECLILEDIARTREYFLSLFWAHDLQPASLQLTQTFEMQRGLVAHGYGVALSCTRPVADCSYDGQPLACRPLLETVSPQPVVLAQSSAMRPSPAAQAFLDWASEQLAT; encoded by the coding sequence ATGATCGGCTTCACCTTTCGCCAGTTGGAGTATTTCGTCGCCGCCGCCGAGCAGGGCAGTGTCAGTGCTGCGGCGCGCACCAAGCATATTTCCCAGCCGTCGGTGTCGCTGGCGCTGTCGCAGCTGGAGGCGAGCCTGGGCGAGAAGCTCTTTCATCGCCAGGTCAGCCGTGGCCTGGAGCTGACCCCGGCCGGGCGCAAGCTGCTCGAACAGGCGCGCGACATGCTCAACCTGGCCTCGGCCATCAGCGGCAAGGGCGAGCAGCAACAGGTGGTGCGCGGGAGCCTGAGCCTGATCTGCTTCCAGGACCTGGGGCCCTATTACGCGCCGCGCTTGCTGAGCGGCTTTCGCCGGCGCCATCCGGAAGTCACCATCACCTTGTTCGAGGCCGATCTTGCCGAGGTCAACCGGCGCCTTGCCGATGGCAAGGCGGAGCTGGCGCTGACCTATGACGTGGGGCTCGATGCGCCGATCGAAAAGCGCGTGCTGGCGCAGCTGACGCCTTATGCCCTGCTGCCGGCCGACCACCCGCTGGCGTTGCAGGAGCGGGTATCGCTGGTGGACCTGGCCACGGAGTGTTTGATTCTCGAAGACATCGCCCGGACCCGCGAATACTTTCTTTCGCTGTTCTGGGCCCATGACCTGCAACCGGCCAGCCTGCAACTGACCCAGACTTTCGAGATGCAGCGCGGGCTGGTCGCCCATGGCTATGGCGTGGCGCTGTCTTGCACCCGGCCGGTGGCCGATTGCAGCTACGACGGCCAGCCGCTGGCCTGCCGGCCCCTGCTGGAAACGGTCAGCCCGCAGCCGGTGGTGCTGGCCCAGTCCAGTGCCATGCGCCCGTCACCGGCGGCGCAGGCCTTCCTCGACTGGGCCAGCGAGCAGCTGGCGACCTGA
- a CDS encoding chemotaxis protein CheY: MLNRLGYSRVAHLSSFQALQAATRAQGTPFDLLIVNTVLVPSRQFNLLKFCHDNPRIRHALIYEGQRADCLRVSVPVNARIQLCLSPAPDLDSIKRCLHSVDPLFAH; the protein is encoded by the coding sequence ATGCTCAACCGCCTGGGGTACAGCCGCGTTGCCCACTTGAGTAGCTTTCAAGCGTTGCAAGCCGCGACCCGGGCGCAGGGCACACCCTTCGACCTGTTGATCGTCAACACGGTGCTGGTGCCTTCCCGGCAGTTCAACCTGTTGAAGTTCTGCCACGACAACCCGCGCATCCGCCATGCGCTGATCTATGAAGGGCAACGTGCCGATTGCTTGCGGGTCTCGGTGCCGGTCAATGCCAGGATTCAACTGTGCCTGTCGCCGGCACCGGACCTCGACTCGATCAAGCGCTGCCTGCACAGTGTCGATCCGCTGTTTGCGCATTAA
- a CDS encoding hybrid sensor histidine kinase/response regulator produces MKHDNALLEKLTRSSLRLNKGMMVLLGLALLLVGTSYWSFQRLIEEQHDTVRFHFARLMENIREQEVFLRSLAQRSHQGELLKDENAQVRLLKALPEEGPNIYQGQEFSYSMPFSAKIDPEKIAASEHAKIFSLGVHLATFYSTFWSTSHYQSPHVFLFNQHGNFDITVPAAGHAGAKTVPHNESFIDMIRSVIDRLPRDHQLLREGEVCWQHYGPSAASPGPARMLAYIGIQLAADEIHIKGADTRVMIASILDLSQANDYERTMEWSIYDHFTLVAPSGQVLIGALWPESPLHEGINFKPEGLVFKLVNHNGPAWTAVYALNYRSFFRYALWPLSSLGAALLALVAMGWGANRWYRRQVILPARQAHASIAESEAFSRVVIDTAPTGLCVVRRADNQVLVENQRAQQSPGSAKLISALERRTDQGETGETYLEIDGRHLQVGFVSTRYQGQDVRLYAFNDVTRHIEDATALEEARRAADAANEAKTLFLATMSHEIRTPLYGVLGTLELLGLTRLEPRQQEYLQTIQRSSATLFQLISDVLDVSKIESGQMAIESIEFCPLDLIEDTLHTYAAFAQRKGLQLYACTDAALPERLLGDPMRIRQILNNLLSNAIKFTDTGRVVLRTRVLAREDDKVSLEWQVTDTGIGISTAQQAKLFELFYQVQDACSEGGAGLGLPICWWLSEMMGGQLKVVSEPGLGSSFALRMSLPVLAGQTLSSAPVAAASIPVYVRAPVQELAQSLVDWLVRLGVHAALAPQPLEAKHAPAVLVDALPATNAPAWPGPRVLCTAGGRNPPEYTGQGWNVDLHNLRAIADAVGMARLGAPQASQQAAQQQADNLQLRILVAEDNPINQAIIKEQLEALGCTAVVASNGEQALHLWQPEVFDLVLTDVNMPVMNGYELARTLREHDPQLPIIGVTANAMREEGMRCIAVGMNAWIVKPLSLQTLRGHLLKLCRPALQNAATRVEPDTLTAPAAVPATDSLQLSERMRPLFITTMRDDLQLIRCALEQSDARIVAQRLHSIAGALGAVQASDLAEHCTALECRLAGGTIDASLRLEVQQILSRLAAVVDALE; encoded by the coding sequence ATGAAGCACGACAACGCCCTGCTGGAAAAACTCACCCGCAGTTCGTTGCGTCTGAACAAAGGGATGATGGTGTTGCTTGGCCTGGCTTTACTGTTGGTCGGCACCAGCTACTGGTCGTTTCAGCGCCTGATCGAGGAGCAGCACGACACCGTGCGCTTTCACTTTGCCCGGCTGATGGAAAACATCCGCGAGCAGGAAGTGTTCTTGCGCAGCCTGGCCCAGCGCAGCCATCAGGGCGAGTTGCTCAAGGACGAGAATGCCCAGGTGCGCTTGCTCAAAGCCTTGCCGGAAGAAGGCCCGAATATTTACCAGGGCCAGGAGTTTTCCTACTCCATGCCCTTCAGCGCCAAAATCGACCCAGAGAAAATCGCCGCCAGCGAACACGCCAAGATTTTCTCCCTTGGCGTGCACCTGGCGACCTTTTACAGCACGTTCTGGTCGACCTCGCACTACCAGTCGCCGCATGTATTCCTGTTCAACCAGCACGGCAACTTCGACATCACCGTGCCGGCCGCAGGCCATGCAGGGGCCAAGACCGTACCGCACAACGAAAGCTTCATCGACATGATCCGTAGCGTGATCGATCGCCTGCCGCGCGACCATCAGTTGCTGCGCGAAGGTGAAGTCTGCTGGCAGCACTATGGCCCAAGCGCCGCCAGCCCGGGCCCGGCGCGCATGCTGGCGTACATCGGCATCCAGCTGGCCGCGGACGAAATCCACATCAAGGGCGCCGACACCCGGGTGATGATCGCCAGCATCCTCGATTTGTCCCAGGCCAATGACTACGAACGCACCATGGAATGGTCGATCTATGACCACTTCACCCTGGTGGCGCCTTCCGGCCAGGTGCTGATTGGCGCGTTGTGGCCAGAATCGCCGCTGCATGAGGGGATCAACTTCAAGCCCGAAGGCCTGGTGTTCAAGCTGGTCAACCACAATGGACCGGCGTGGACGGCAGTCTATGCCCTCAACTACCGCAGCTTCTTTCGCTATGCCCTGTGGCCGCTGAGCAGCCTTGGCGCCGCGCTGCTCGCGCTGGTCGCCATGGGCTGGGGTGCCAACCGCTGGTACCGCCGCCAGGTGATCCTGCCGGCGCGCCAGGCGCATGCCAGCATCGCCGAAAGCGAAGCCTTCAGCCGCGTGGTAATCGATACCGCGCCCACCGGCCTGTGCGTGGTGCGCCGCGCCGACAACCAGGTGCTGGTGGAAAACCAGCGGGCCCAGCAGTCGCCGGGCAGCGCCAAGCTGATCAGCGCCCTGGAGCGGCGCACCGACCAGGGCGAGACGGGTGAAACTTACCTGGAAATCGACGGCCGGCACCTGCAGGTGGGGTTTGTCTCGACCCGCTACCAGGGCCAGGATGTGCGCCTGTATGCCTTCAACGACGTCACCCGGCATATTGAAGATGCCACGGCCCTGGAAGAAGCGCGGCGCGCCGCCGATGCCGCCAACGAAGCCAAGACCCTGTTCCTGGCGACCATGAGCCATGAAATCCGCACCCCGCTGTACGGCGTGCTCGGCACCCTCGAACTGCTCGGCCTGACTCGCCTGGAGCCGCGCCAGCAGGAATACCTGCAGACCATCCAGCGCTCGTCGGCTACTTTGTTCCAGCTGATCAGCGACGTGCTCGACGTGTCGAAGATCGAGTCCGGGCAGATGGCGATCGAGTCCATCGAGTTCTGCCCCCTGGACCTGATCGAAGACACCCTGCACACCTATGCCGCCTTCGCCCAGCGCAAGGGCCTGCAGCTCTATGCCTGCACCGACGCCGCGCTGCCCGAGCGCCTGCTCGGCGACCCGATGCGCATTCGGCAGATCCTCAACAACCTGTTGAGCAATGCCATCAAATTCACCGACACCGGGCGCGTGGTCCTGCGCACCCGGGTGCTGGCGCGAGAAGATGACAAGGTCAGCCTGGAGTGGCAGGTCACCGACACCGGCATCGGCATCTCCACGGCGCAGCAGGCCAAACTGTTCGAGCTGTTCTACCAGGTGCAGGACGCCTGCAGCGAAGGTGGCGCAGGCCTGGGCCTGCCGATCTGCTGGTGGCTTAGCGAAATGATGGGCGGGCAACTGAAAGTGGTCAGCGAACCGGGGCTGGGCAGCAGTTTTGCCCTGCGCATGAGCTTGCCGGTGCTGGCAGGCCAAACCCTAAGCAGCGCGCCAGTTGCAGCCGCGTCGATTCCGGTCTACGTGCGCGCCCCGGTACAGGAGCTGGCGCAATCGCTGGTCGACTGGCTTGTCCGCCTCGGCGTACACGCCGCCCTGGCCCCCCAGCCACTGGAAGCCAAGCATGCGCCGGCGGTACTGGTCGATGCCTTGCCGGCGACCAACGCCCCAGCCTGGCCGGGGCCACGGGTGCTGTGCACGGCCGGTGGGCGCAACCCGCCGGAATACACCGGGCAGGGCTGGAATGTCGACCTTCACAACCTGCGCGCCATCGCCGACGCGGTGGGCATGGCCCGCCTGGGCGCGCCGCAGGCATCGCAGCAGGCCGCGCAACAGCAGGCCGACAACCTGCAACTGCGCATCCTGGTGGCCGAAGACAACCCGATCAACCAGGCGATCATCAAGGAACAGCTCGAGGCCCTGGGCTGCACCGCGGTGGTCGCCAGCAACGGCGAACAGGCCCTGCACCTGTGGCAGCCCGAGGTCTTTGACCTGGTGCTGACCGACGTCAACATGCCGGTCATGAACGGCTATGAGCTGGCCCGCACCCTGCGCGAGCATGACCCGCAGCTGCCGATCATCGGCGTCACTGCCAACGCCATGCGCGAAGAGGGCATGCGCTGCATCGCCGTCGGCATGAACGCCTGGATCGTCAAGCCGCTGAGCCTGCAGACCCTGCGCGGCCACCTGCTCAAGCTCTGCCGCCCGGCCTTGCAGAATGCAGCAACGCGGGTCGAGCCAGACACCCTCACCGCCCCCGCCGCCGTCCCGGCCACCGATAGCCTGCAGCTTTCAGAGCGGATGCGCCCGCTGTTCATCACCACCATGCGCGATGACCTGCAACTGATCCGCTGCGCGCTGGAGCAAAGTGACGCTAGAATCGTCGCGCAAAGGCTGCACAGCATCGCCGGCGCCCTGGGCGCGGTACAGGCCAGCGACCTGGCCGAGCACTGTACGGCGCTTGAGTGCCGCCTGGCAGGCGGGACGATCGATGCTTCCCTGCGCCTTGAAGTGCAGCAGATACTGAGCCGGCTTGCCGCTGTTGTGGATGCGCTCGAGTAA